One window of Penaeus chinensis breed Huanghai No. 1 chromosome 3, ASM1920278v2, whole genome shotgun sequence genomic DNA carries:
- the LOC125045640 gene encoding uncharacterized protein LOC125045640, translated as MGPPSEEEVKSALTGLLKIASVACISVGVVIVCCGVLAVSVVGGLTTPIIIGSAQTAVGVLFVGSGWLRLQQVQEPSSCAEGGDGDEGPGTRLGVRLRDRYHRHARFRRPRVGSGPNRWQCCGSGCWKYL; from the exons ATGGGTCCACCGagtgaggaagaggtgaaaagtgCTCTCACAGGGCTGCTTaag ATCGCCTCCGTGGCCTGTATTTCCGTGGGCGTGGTGATTGTGTGTTGTGGCGTGCTGGCCGTCAGTGTGGTGGGCGGCTTGACCACTCCCATCATCATCGGCTCCGCCCAAACAGCTGTTGGAG TGTTGTTCGTAGGCAGCGGGTGGCTACGGCTACAACAGGTACAAGAACCTTCGTCATGCGCAGAAGGTGGCGATGGCGACGAGGGCCCAGGAACTCGCCTTGGGGTACGGCTCCGAGACCGCTATCATCGACATGCTCGGTTTCGTCGCCCCCGTGTTGGCTCTGGTCCCAACCGATGGCAGTGTTGTGGAAGCGGCTGCTGGAAGTACCTCTAA